One genomic segment of Nonomuraea coxensis DSM 45129 includes these proteins:
- a CDS encoding ABC transporter permease, which translates to MRRASLLARLPEAWRQPLAVSGAVLAAVWLVVVLAAPLLAPHDPLAQDLPRLAPPGPGHWFGTDQLGRDILSRVLYGARVSIPLTLLLVVLSVAIGGLLGACAGYFGRWADETIMRVADLVFAFPTVILAMVVAAALGASLANAVLAVLVVAWPSYARVTRGLVLGIREREFVLSGRLLGFSVWRSLRVDVLPNITGPVLVLATLDIGTALLLLSGLSFLGLGAKPPSPEWGAMVASGVEVFDSWWVATFPGLAILTVVLAFNFLGDTLRDALDPRTARAIKERAL; encoded by the coding sequence ATGAGACGCGCGAGCCTCCTCGCGAGGCTGCCCGAGGCGTGGCGGCAGCCGCTGGCCGTCAGCGGCGCGGTGCTGGCGGCGGTCTGGCTGGTCGTCGTGCTGGCCGCGCCGCTGCTGGCCCCGCACGACCCGCTCGCCCAGGACCTGCCCCGGCTGGCCCCGCCGGGACCCGGGCACTGGTTCGGCACCGACCAGCTCGGCCGCGACATCCTCAGCCGCGTCCTCTACGGCGCGCGGGTGTCGATCCCGCTGACGCTGCTGCTGGTGGTGCTGTCGGTGGCGATCGGCGGCCTGCTGGGCGCCTGCGCGGGCTACTTCGGCCGCTGGGCCGACGAGACGATCATGCGGGTGGCGGACCTGGTGTTCGCGTTCCCGACGGTCATCCTCGCCATGGTGGTGGCCGCGGCGCTCGGCGCGAGCCTCGCCAACGCGGTGCTGGCGGTGCTGGTCGTCGCCTGGCCCTCCTACGCCCGCGTCACCCGCGGCCTCGTCCTGGGGATCCGGGAGCGGGAGTTCGTGCTGAGCGGGCGGCTGCTGGGCTTCTCGGTGTGGCGCTCGCTGCGGGTGGACGTGCTGCCCAACATCACCGGCCCCGTGCTGGTGCTGGCCACCCTGGACATCGGCACGGCGCTGCTGCTGCTGTCGGGCCTGTCGTTCCTGGGGCTCGGCGCCAAGCCGCCGTCCCCGGAGTGGGGCGCGATGGTGGCCTCCGGCGTCGAGGTGTTCGACAGCTGGTGGGTGGCGACCTTCCCCGGCCTGGCGATCCTCACGGTGGTGCTGGCGTTCAACTTCCTCGGCGACACCCTGCGCGACGCGCTCGACCCGCGCACCGCCCGGGCCATCAAGGAGCGTGCGCTGTGA
- a CDS encoding ABC transporter permease, with the protein MKPDAPRERTGRRVPPLARFLVRRVLLAVLMAWGITLVTFVLTNLVPGDPVAANLGQRALGDPAIVAQWRAEHGLDKPLWQQYLLHLQGLLHGDFGTSQQSHRPVADDLAEFVPATLELAGAAILVSLVLGVAFGVIAALRRDRLADHTLRVVSLIGISVPTFWLALMAFYVFFYRLQITPGSGRVDVALGSAPPVTGLQTVDALLAGRWDIFASAAGHLVTPALVLALYTIGLLTRFTRSAVLEVLGQDYVRAARAKGLPGRVILFRYVLRSALVPVITVAGLAFGSLLSGTVLVEAIFAWPGIGQYAYKSATTLDLPAVMGVGLVVGVVYLAINLVVDVLYGVIDPRVRLQ; encoded by the coding sequence ATGAAGCCGGACGCGCCGCGCGAGCGGACCGGGCGGCGGGTGCCCCCGCTCGCCCGGTTCCTCGTGCGGCGGGTGCTGCTCGCCGTGCTCATGGCCTGGGGCATCACGCTCGTCACGTTCGTGCTGACGAACCTGGTCCCCGGCGACCCGGTGGCGGCCAACCTGGGCCAGCGGGCGCTCGGCGACCCGGCCATCGTGGCGCAGTGGCGGGCCGAGCACGGCCTGGACAAGCCGCTCTGGCAGCAGTACCTCCTGCACCTGCAGGGCCTGCTGCACGGCGACTTCGGCACCAGCCAGCAGAGCCACCGGCCGGTCGCCGACGACCTCGCCGAGTTCGTGCCGGCGACGCTGGAGCTGGCCGGGGCGGCGATCCTGGTGTCGCTGGTGCTGGGCGTGGCCTTCGGCGTGATCGCCGCGCTGCGCAGGGACCGCCTCGCCGACCACACGCTGCGCGTGGTCAGCCTCATCGGCATCTCGGTGCCGACGTTCTGGCTGGCGCTGATGGCGTTCTACGTGTTCTTCTACCGCCTGCAGATCACCCCCGGCAGCGGCCGGGTGGACGTGGCGCTCGGCTCGGCCCCGCCGGTGACCGGGCTGCAGACGGTGGACGCGCTGCTCGCCGGCCGGTGGGACATCTTCGCCTCCGCCGCCGGGCACCTGGTCACCCCCGCCCTGGTGCTGGCGCTCTACACGATCGGCCTGCTCACCCGCTTCACCCGCTCGGCGGTGCTGGAGGTGCTGGGACAGGACTACGTACGGGCCGCCCGCGCGAAGGGCCTGCCCGGCCGGGTGATCCTCTTCCGGTACGTGCTGCGCTCGGCCCTGGTGCCGGTCATCACGGTGGCGGGCCTCGCCTTCGGCTCCCTGTTGTCCGGCACGGTGCTGGTGGAGGCGATCTTCGCCTGGCCCGGCATCGGCCAGTACGCCTACAAGAGCGCGACCACCCTCGACCTGCCCGCCGTCATGGGCGTCGGCCTGGTCGTGGGCGTCGTCTACCTGGCCATCAACCTGGTCGTGGACGTCCTGTACGGCGTCATCGACCCCCGAGTGAGGTTGCAATGA
- a CDS encoding ABC transporter substrate-binding protein, whose protein sequence is MATRSQKAAVLLAGALTLAACGSGGTSSQAPADGGGAGGGKTLVIDTSFDLKTADPGRTYEPTGLIVGKAVYETLLTFDGADVTKPVPALAESYELSEDGKTLTLKLKQGSTFADGSPITADDVVFSLTRVRDMKGTPSFLLDGVEVAKTDDTTVTLTSKTANPALPYILPNPALGILNSKLAKEHGATADAQDKAEQWLNSSSAGSGPYTIESFNVSSQVTLKANPKYYGTKPAYDKVVLRNVEAATQKLNVQRGDSQIALNLSGDQVTGMPATLQVKKTASANVIFLLANQDSSISKTTPNAKFVEAVRKGVDYAGLLELAGEGATQAPGVIPSQILGALPPEQAAKRDVEGAKAALAASGLSNPTVKLEYPSELTVNGLSFQPLAERIQANLKEVGITVDLQPAPVTTALDNYRNGKEEMGLWYWGPDYPDPSDYLAFLPGKTVGLRAGWKEGAAKEIEAAGVKAAEAIGDDARKSAYAEVQNQLNAAGPFVPLIQPGQNIVSAASVTGIEYHPVWTVDVADLGAK, encoded by the coding sequence ATGGCGACCCGCTCGCAGAAGGCGGCCGTGCTGCTCGCCGGTGCGCTGACCCTGGCCGCCTGCGGTAGCGGCGGCACGTCGTCGCAGGCCCCAGCGGACGGCGGCGGTGCCGGTGGCGGCAAGACGCTCGTCATCGACACGTCCTTCGACCTGAAGACCGCCGACCCCGGCCGCACGTACGAGCCGACCGGCCTGATCGTCGGCAAGGCCGTCTACGAGACGCTGCTCACCTTCGACGGCGCCGACGTGACCAAGCCGGTGCCCGCGCTCGCCGAGTCGTACGAGCTGAGCGAGGACGGCAAGACCCTCACCCTGAAGCTCAAGCAGGGCTCGACCTTCGCCGACGGCTCCCCGATCACCGCCGACGACGTGGTGTTCTCGCTGACCCGGGTGCGCGACATGAAGGGCACCCCGTCGTTCCTGCTGGACGGCGTCGAGGTGGCCAAGACCGACGACACGACGGTCACGCTGACGTCGAAGACGGCCAACCCCGCGCTGCCGTACATCCTGCCGAACCCGGCGCTCGGCATCCTCAACAGCAAGCTCGCCAAGGAGCACGGCGCGACCGCGGACGCGCAGGACAAGGCCGAGCAGTGGCTGAACTCCAGCTCCGCCGGGTCGGGCCCGTACACGATCGAGTCGTTCAACGTCAGCAGCCAGGTCACGCTCAAGGCGAACCCCAAGTACTACGGGACCAAGCCCGCCTACGACAAGGTCGTGCTGCGCAACGTCGAGGCCGCCACGCAGAAGCTGAACGTCCAGCGCGGCGACAGCCAGATCGCGCTCAACCTGTCCGGCGACCAGGTCACCGGCATGCCCGCGACGCTGCAGGTGAAGAAGACCGCCTCGGCGAACGTGATCTTCCTGCTGGCCAACCAGGACTCCTCGATCAGCAAGACGACGCCGAACGCCAAGTTCGTCGAGGCCGTGCGCAAGGGCGTCGACTACGCGGGCCTGCTGGAGCTGGCCGGCGAGGGCGCGACGCAGGCGCCGGGCGTCATCCCGTCGCAGATCCTCGGCGCGCTGCCGCCGGAGCAGGCCGCCAAGCGGGACGTCGAGGGCGCCAAGGCGGCGCTGGCCGCGAGCGGCCTGTCGAACCCGACGGTGAAGCTGGAGTACCCGAGCGAGCTGACCGTGAACGGCCTGTCGTTCCAGCCGCTCGCCGAGCGCATCCAGGCCAACCTCAAGGAGGTCGGCATCACGGTGGACCTGCAGCCCGCGCCGGTGACGACCGCGCTCGACAACTACCGCAACGGCAAGGAGGAGATGGGCCTGTGGTACTGGGGCCCTGACTACCCGGACCCGAGCGACTACCTGGCCTTCCTGCCCGGCAAGACGGTCGGCCTGCGGGCCGGCTGGAAGGAGGGCGCGGCCAAGGAGATCGAGGCCGCCGGCGTGAAGGCCGCCGAGGCGATCGGCGACGACGCCCGCAAGAGCGCCTACGCCGAGGTGCAGAACCAGCTCAACGCGGCGGGCCCGTTCGTCCCGCTCATCCAGCCGGGCCAGAACATCGTCAGCGCCGCGTCGGTGACCGGGATCGAGTACCACCCGGTGTGGACGGTCGACGTCGCCGACCTCGGCGCGAAGTAG
- a CDS encoding Lrp/AsnC family transcriptional regulator, with product MMSDISRNGHSGSGQPGRIGIGLELDDIHLKILEILRENGRISVAALAERVGISRANAYTRFEALRADGAIKRFTAEIDHGRAGLGITALIFVTVRQQMWKQFRAELARMPEVEYCAITTGQHDAMIQVRVADVAAVHTMVTDRLANIPAVKATETVFILDEVLRRPYVLPGDGRQAARPARRPAQEERDDVPLGKMRFVGAAEGRAALQKDD from the coding sequence ATGATGAGTGATATTTCCAGAAATGGGCACAGCGGGAGCGGTCAACCTGGACGGATCGGCATCGGTCTCGAACTGGACGACATCCATCTGAAGATCCTCGAGATCCTGCGCGAGAACGGCAGGATCTCGGTCGCCGCGCTGGCCGAACGGGTCGGCATCTCCCGGGCCAACGCCTACACGCGCTTCGAGGCGCTGCGCGCCGACGGCGCGATCAAACGCTTCACCGCCGAGATCGACCACGGGCGGGCCGGCCTCGGCATCACCGCGCTGATCTTCGTGACCGTACGCCAGCAGATGTGGAAGCAGTTCAGGGCCGAACTGGCCCGGATGCCCGAGGTCGAGTACTGCGCCATCACCACCGGCCAGCACGACGCCATGATCCAGGTGCGGGTGGCGGACGTCGCGGCGGTGCACACCATGGTCACCGACCGGCTGGCCAACATCCCGGCGGTCAAGGCCACCGAGACGGTGTTCATCCTGGACGAGGTGCTGCGGCGGCCGTACGTGCTGCCCGGCGACGGCCGCCAGGCCGCCAGGCCGGCGCGCCGCCCCGCCCAGGAGGAGCGGGACGACGTGCCGCTCGGCAAGATGCGCTTCGTCGGCGCCGCCGAGGGCCGGGCGGCCCTGCAGAAGGACGACTGA
- a CDS encoding DUF4239 domain-containing protein, translating into MVAYALSILAAGGVVVLAALLFRKVRRAEDDRDPGGPSAGHAGAMLSALFLLVFAIAIIVPWTTADAARQNTHTESQAAINAYWAADALPAEDARQVRSALRDYITFVVRDEWPLMAQGRMDPVGAARMDALRGRVGALKVSGTAQEDAKSDLLEHLGAVSTARAQRAADAAATPPDGLLLLTVLTGLVVLVFPFMAGARPRGLTLLPMLAMGGLLGFGVYLTWDISRAFDGPLAVGPAAFQAALQEFARIGGGM; encoded by the coding sequence ATGGTGGCGTACGCGCTCTCGATCCTCGCGGCGGGCGGTGTGGTGGTGCTCGCCGCGCTGCTGTTCCGGAAGGTCCGCCGGGCGGAGGACGACCGAGATCCCGGCGGACCCTCCGCCGGCCACGCCGGAGCGATGTTGTCGGCCCTGTTCCTGCTGGTGTTCGCCATCGCGATCATCGTGCCGTGGACCACCGCCGACGCCGCCCGGCAGAACACCCACACCGAGAGCCAGGCCGCGATCAACGCCTACTGGGCCGCCGACGCCCTGCCCGCCGAAGACGCCCGCCAGGTCCGCTCCGCCCTGCGCGACTACATCACCTTCGTGGTCCGCGACGAGTGGCCCCTCATGGCCCAGGGCCGCATGGACCCGGTCGGCGCCGCCCGCATGGACGCCCTGCGCGGCCGCGTCGGTGCACTGAAGGTCAGCGGCACCGCCCAGGAGGATGCCAAGTCCGATCTGCTCGAACACCTCGGCGCCGTCTCCACCGCGCGGGCCCAGCGCGCCGCCGACGCCGCCGCCACGCCCCCCGACGGCCTGCTGCTCCTGACCGTCCTCACGGGTCTCGTGGTGCTCGTCTTCCCTTTCATGGCCGGCGCCCGGCCGCGCGGGCTCACCCTGCTGCCGATGCTCGCCATGGGCGGTCTGCTCGGCTTCGGCGTCTACCTGACCTGGGACATCTCCCGCGCCTTCGACGGGCCCCTGGCGGTGGGGCCGGCGGCGTTCCAGGCGGCGCTGCAGGAGTTCGCCCGGATCGGTGGGGGCATGTGA
- a CDS encoding phosphotransferase, translated as MEELLGGSVNRVVRVGGTVRRLTGPWTPAVHALLAHLADRGFEGAPRAHGVDRQGREILDHVAGEVPGYPLPAWALEDGVLAGVARLLRDFHDATADFAVDPGLTWYFPAVSPAEVVCHGDVAPYNCVFRDGRPVAFIDFDTAHPGPRIRDVAYAAYRFVPLSDPRQLAGHPVEGQARRLRLFADTYGLDAAGRDALVDTARARLAHLVRHMREQAAAGHPGFASHLERGDDRFYLTDDDHLARHRDAFRRALRAGPGDEPPRG; from the coding sequence GTGGAGGAGTTGCTCGGGGGAAGTGTCAACCGGGTCGTCAGGGTCGGTGGCACCGTACGCCGTCTGACCGGTCCCTGGACGCCGGCCGTGCACGCGCTGCTCGCTCACCTGGCCGATCGCGGGTTCGAGGGCGCCCCCCGCGCCCACGGCGTCGATCGGCAGGGGCGGGAGATCCTCGATCACGTGGCCGGTGAGGTGCCTGGCTATCCGCTGCCCGCGTGGGCGCTGGAGGACGGCGTGCTGGCGGGTGTCGCCAGGCTGCTGCGCGACTTTCACGACGCCACCGCTGACTTCGCGGTGGATCCGGGGCTGACGTGGTACTTCCCGGCGGTGAGCCCGGCGGAGGTCGTCTGTCACGGGGACGTGGCCCCGTACAACTGCGTGTTCCGGGACGGGCGGCCGGTGGCGTTCATCGACTTCGACACCGCGCATCCCGGTCCGCGGATCCGGGACGTGGCCTACGCCGCCTACCGGTTCGTCCCGCTGTCCGATCCCCGTCAGCTGGCCGGACATCCGGTGGAGGGGCAGGCGCGCAGGCTGCGGCTGTTCGCGGACACGTACGGACTGGACGCGGCCGGACGGGACGCGCTGGTCGACACGGCGCGGGCGAGGCTCGCGCACCTGGTCAGGCACATGCGGGAGCAGGCCGCGGCCGGGCATCCCGGCTTCGCGAGCCACCTCGAACGCGGCGACGACCGCTTCTACCTGACCGACGACGACCATCTCGCCCGGCACCGCGACGCCTTCCGCCGGGCGCTGCGCGCCGGACCGGGGGACGAGCCGCCCCGGGGTTAA
- a CDS encoding coiled-coil domain-containing protein, whose protein sequence is MRWRPALAALCAGLLAWAPAAQAEPKPTVKQLKKELAGLQKDSDRLIADYYSSRIAHQKADKAEKAAREKLTAAEEVFDRHSTELRALAVAHYTGAEPNQTALLVSGQEPEALLSRLALVQHLVSLQDAKLRGYAKVRDDRQRAQEEATARAEELGHTLGELEERKKKAEKQIERIKDKIDQLYRAPGMRPDGTFVPQLPQGADNITPRMALVRQLVKERFEVPFGIGCYRAIQDGGEHPLGRACDFMLSHGGALPSAAERARGDQIAAWAVKNARRLGIMYVIYRQRIWHARTGVWRAMSDRGGTTANHYDHPHISVY, encoded by the coding sequence GTGCGGTGGCGTCCGGCCCTCGCCGCTCTCTGCGCCGGGCTGCTCGCCTGGGCGCCCGCGGCGCAGGCCGAGCCGAAGCCGACGGTCAAGCAGCTCAAGAAGGAGCTGGCCGGCCTGCAGAAGGACTCCGACCGGCTCATCGCCGACTACTACAGCAGCCGCATCGCCCACCAGAAGGCCGACAAGGCCGAGAAGGCGGCCCGCGAGAAGCTGACCGCCGCCGAGGAGGTCTTCGACCGCCACTCCACCGAGCTGCGCGCGCTGGCCGTCGCCCACTACACCGGCGCCGAGCCGAACCAGACCGCCCTGCTCGTCTCAGGCCAGGAGCCCGAGGCGCTGCTCAGCCGCCTGGCCCTGGTCCAGCATCTCGTCTCGCTCCAGGACGCCAAGCTGCGCGGCTACGCCAAGGTCCGCGACGACCGGCAGCGGGCGCAGGAGGAGGCCACGGCCCGCGCGGAGGAGCTCGGCCACACGCTCGGCGAGCTGGAGGAGCGCAAGAAGAAGGCCGAGAAGCAGATCGAGCGCATCAAGGACAAGATCGACCAGCTCTACCGGGCGCCCGGCATGCGGCCCGACGGCACGTTCGTCCCGCAGCTCCCTCAGGGGGCGGACAACATCACCCCGCGCATGGCGCTGGTCAGGCAGCTCGTGAAGGAACGCTTCGAGGTGCCGTTCGGGATCGGCTGTTACCGCGCCATCCAGGACGGCGGCGAGCATCCGCTCGGCCGGGCCTGCGACTTCATGCTGAGCCACGGCGGCGCGCTGCCGTCGGCGGCCGAGCGCGCCCGCGGGGACCAGATCGCGGCGTGGGCCGTCAAGAACGCCCGCCGCCTCGGCATCATGTACGTGATCTACCGCCAGCGCATCTGGCACGCGCGCACGGGAGTCTGGCGCGCCATGTCCGATCGCGGCGGCACGACCGCCAACCACTACGACCATCCGCACATTTCCGTCTACTGA
- a CDS encoding LGFP repeat-containing protein, whose protein sequence is MNSRMISSVTAGLALAGTIAVAAPAHASSGCAITPYGLIGARWFELGGENGKLGCPTTQETDIYMNGVGWAGRRQSFVRGQMAWSPKNGSKLVVAAYSKDGYAYFDWKPTDRFWDKFLVRWTSAADPHGRQEDFIGGNRGKAWTRVRTNSGYRWNVKGCDTGVFGSSCQRSWTVSVTG, encoded by the coding sequence ATGAACAGCCGCATGATCTCTTCCGTCACCGCCGGCCTTGCACTCGCCGGAACGATTGCTGTCGCAGCACCGGCCCACGCCTCTAGCGGTTGCGCGATAACGCCGTATGGACTGATCGGCGCGCGGTGGTTCGAGCTAGGCGGCGAGAACGGCAAGCTGGGCTGTCCGACAACGCAGGAGACCGACATCTACATGAACGGCGTCGGCTGGGCTGGGCGCAGGCAGTCGTTCGTCCGCGGGCAGATGGCCTGGTCGCCCAAGAACGGCTCCAAGCTCGTGGTGGCCGCCTACTCCAAGGACGGGTACGCCTACTTCGATTGGAAGCCGACCGACCGCTTCTGGGACAAGTTCCTCGTCCGCTGGACCAGCGCCGCGGACCCGCACGGGCGGCAGGAGGACTTCATCGGCGGCAACCGCGGCAAGGCGTGGACCCGCGTGCGGACCAACAGCGGCTACCGCTGGAACGTCAAGGGTTGCGACACTGGCGTGTTCGGTTCGAGTTGCCAGCGGTCCTGGACAGTCTCGGTCACTGGCTGA
- a CDS encoding hydroxysqualene dehydroxylase produces MAEQEIHDNGQSGINRRRFVTGALATAAGAATGPLWGAEGARAAAPALLSASVTGRKVAIFGAGMGGLSTAHELAERGFEVTVYERKVLGGKSRSIPVPGTAAGGRKDLPGEHGFRFFPGFYQNLPDTMSRIPFGSGTVRDNLVAASLTAIAYRKKFLRVPIPSELGGGLTPEAIQDYLRSALIAGTTIPLTQVNFFLSKMITFITSGPRRKLGQWENMSFSDFTKADLMSVEYRELLSRMFTASLVAAQPDRANTRTIAMMFEALLYSALGLGPYGPPDQVLNGPSNDVWIDPWITYLTGLGVQFKVGWTATGFDYSGGRITGARVTDPTGAAGTVTADHYVAAMPIERLTPILSTAMKSADPQLARLSHLDTDWMNGVMIYLKEPRPIVEGHLVYAGTPWALTSISQAQFWTTDFPATYGDGAAKDCLSLDLSDWNTPGILFGKTAKQCTRPQIVQEVLAQVRAVTPNGDQLLPDSLVHSWFVDPAISGEGTPAVANDEPLLINSPSSWANRPESTTRIPNFYLAADYVRNNINLATMEGGNEAGRTTANAILDAAGSSATKAKLYDLYLPREFKSLYDLDDVRYQLGLPNKFDLLAPYWP; encoded by the coding sequence ATGGCAGAGCAGGAGATCCACGACAACGGTCAGAGCGGGATCAACCGACGAAGGTTCGTCACCGGCGCGCTGGCCACCGCCGCGGGAGCGGCGACCGGGCCGCTGTGGGGCGCGGAAGGCGCCAGAGCGGCCGCCCCCGCCCTCCTCAGCGCCAGCGTCACCGGCCGCAAGGTGGCGATCTTCGGAGCCGGCATGGGCGGCCTGAGCACCGCCCACGAGCTGGCGGAGCGCGGCTTCGAGGTCACCGTGTACGAGCGCAAGGTGCTCGGCGGCAAGTCCAGGAGCATCCCCGTGCCCGGCACCGCCGCCGGCGGGCGCAAGGACCTGCCCGGCGAGCACGGCTTCCGGTTCTTCCCCGGCTTCTACCAGAACCTGCCGGACACGATGAGCCGCATCCCGTTCGGCTCCGGCACCGTGCGCGACAACCTGGTCGCCGCCAGCCTCACGGCCATCGCCTACCGGAAGAAGTTCCTGCGCGTCCCCATCCCCAGCGAGCTCGGCGGCGGGCTCACCCCGGAAGCCATCCAGGACTACTTACGCAGCGCGCTCATCGCGGGCACCACCATCCCGCTCACCCAGGTGAACTTCTTCCTGTCGAAGATGATCACGTTCATCACCAGCGGTCCCCGCCGGAAGCTCGGCCAGTGGGAGAACATGAGCTTCTCCGACTTCACCAAGGCCGACCTCATGTCGGTCGAGTACCGCGAACTGCTGTCGAGGATGTTCACCGCCTCCCTCGTGGCCGCCCAGCCCGATCGGGCCAACACCCGCACGATCGCCATGATGTTCGAGGCGCTCCTCTACAGCGCCCTCGGGCTCGGCCCGTACGGTCCGCCCGACCAGGTGCTCAACGGCCCGTCCAACGACGTGTGGATCGACCCCTGGATCACCTACCTGACCGGGCTCGGCGTCCAGTTCAAGGTCGGCTGGACCGCCACCGGCTTCGACTACAGCGGCGGCCGGATCACCGGCGCCCGGGTGACCGACCCCACCGGCGCCGCCGGCACCGTGACCGCCGACCACTACGTGGCCGCGATGCCCATCGAGCGTCTCACGCCCATCCTGTCCACCGCGATGAAGTCCGCCGACCCCCAGCTGGCCAGGTTGAGCCACCTGGACACGGACTGGATGAACGGCGTCATGATCTACCTGAAGGAGCCGAGGCCGATCGTCGAGGGCCACCTGGTCTACGCCGGCACCCCCTGGGCGCTCACCTCGATCAGCCAGGCGCAGTTCTGGACCACCGACTTCCCCGCCACGTACGGCGACGGCGCCGCGAAGGACTGCCTGTCGCTCGACCTGTCCGACTGGAACACACCGGGCATCCTGTTCGGCAAGACCGCCAAGCAGTGCACCCGGCCGCAGATCGTCCAGGAGGTGCTGGCCCAGGTCCGCGCCGTCACCCCCAACGGAGACCAGCTGCTGCCGGACTCGCTCGTCCACAGCTGGTTCGTCGACCCCGCCATCAGCGGCGAGGGCACCCCGGCGGTGGCCAACGACGAGCCCCTGCTGATCAACTCGCCGAGCTCGTGGGCGAACCGCCCCGAGTCCACCACCCGGATCCCGAACTTCTACCTGGCCGCCGACTACGTCCGCAACAACATCAACCTGGCCACCATGGAAGGCGGCAACGAGGCCGGCCGCACGACGGCCAACGCCATCCTCGACGCCGCCGGCTCCTCCGCGACCAAGGCCAAGCTGTACGACCTGTACCTGCCGCGCGAGTTCAAGTCGCTCTACGACCTGGACGACGTCCGCTACCAGCTCGGCCTGCCGAACAAGTTCGACCTCCTCGCCCCGTACTGGCCGTGA
- a CDS encoding TetR/AcrR family transcriptional regulator: protein MAIQEPKRRMRGSARRARITEAALEVFASRGYHATAMEEIAAAAGVTRSVLYDHFPSKRVLLITVLQEQNARLVEHIGARITGTGSPGRRLRATLDAYFSFSEDWPDARRLLFDHTDENDPEIKAVRWGICETRTRSVAVMLARDLRNLGLDPDSDTAHAVVELLLSGTDGLAQWWARNPSMPRARLVDAAMLVLWNGLSQAPGRTSTA, encoded by the coding sequence ATGGCGATCCAGGAGCCGAAGAGACGCATGCGTGGCTCGGCCCGCCGGGCCCGCATCACCGAGGCGGCCCTGGAGGTCTTCGCCTCCCGCGGCTACCACGCCACCGCCATGGAGGAGATCGCGGCCGCGGCCGGGGTCACCCGCTCTGTGCTCTACGACCACTTCCCGTCCAAGCGGGTCCTGCTGATCACGGTCCTGCAGGAGCAGAACGCGCGGCTGGTCGAGCACATCGGCGCCCGCATCACCGGCACCGGCTCGCCGGGCCGGCGGCTGCGCGCCACGCTCGACGCCTATTTCAGCTTCTCCGAGGACTGGCCGGACGCGCGCCGCCTGCTGTTCGACCACACCGACGAGAACGACCCCGAGATCAAGGCGGTGCGCTGGGGCATCTGCGAGACCCGCACCCGCTCGGTCGCCGTGATGCTCGCGCGCGACCTGCGCAACCTCGGCCTCGACCCCGACAGCGACACCGCGCACGCCGTGGTCGAACTGCTCCTGTCCGGCACCGACGGCCTCGCCCAGTGGTGGGCGAGAAACCCGTCGATGCCGCGCGCCCGGCTCGTCGACGCCGCCATGCTCGTGCTGTGGAACGGCCTGTCCCAAGCGCCTGGACGCACATCCACGGCTTGA